In Candidatus Bathyarchaeia archaeon, a single window of DNA contains:
- a CDS encoding glycosyltransferase encodes MNYPLSWLTTPQQVVLISLSIVTMLLGIYGLNWLALTAISLGRHSQRRTKPDEPKDWPKVSIHIPLYNERRVASRILDACLALDYPRDKLEILVVDDSNDGTSEIVDGYQSRFPDLVKVLRRPNRSGYKAGALQLALRNSSGDFIAIFDADYVPPKDFLKITIPHFYEDDRIAFVQTRLGYLNKFSSWLTLGASLAMDAHDLIDQMARYKANLFPHFSGTGGVFRKAAIESVGGWSPDTLAEDLDLSMRLLLGGWKYRYLPEVVCPGELPPTFSAFKRQQYRWAKGFTECLKKYWWRIILDRSLSLPKKLAVLLQLSAYMVFPLSAIGILLTIPYYLVFPVNFFFVNYWRLSITPLMVASTAAVYLSPMVVYGTAISKLHERWMDGLKRLACLGALACGIIFSNSKGVIEALLGLKSPFLRTPKYGQIDPRSLEQSLFEMIPLS; translated from the coding sequence ATGAACTACCCGCTCAGCTGGCTCACTACGCCTCAACAGGTCGTGCTGATATCGCTCTCCATAGTCACCATGCTATTGGGCATCTATGGCCTGAATTGGTTAGCCTTGACCGCCATCTCCTTGGGGAGGCATTCCCAGAGGAGGACCAAGCCCGATGAGCCGAAGGATTGGCCCAAGGTTTCGATACATATTCCCCTCTATAACGAAAGAAGGGTTGCATCTAGAATCCTAGATGCCTGCTTGGCCTTGGATTATCCGAGGGATAAGCTGGAGATATTGGTCGTCGACGATTCGAACGATGGCACATCGGAGATCGTCGATGGTTATCAATCCAGATTCCCGGATCTCGTCAAGGTCCTAAGGCGGCCCAATCGAAGCGGCTACAAGGCCGGGGCCCTCCAATTGGCTTTGAGGAACTCCTCCGGGGATTTCATAGCCATATTCGATGCCGATTATGTGCCCCCAAAGGATTTCCTCAAGATAACGATCCCCCATTTTTATGAGGATGATCGCATAGCCTTCGTCCAAACTAGGTTGGGGTATTTGAACAAGTTCTCATCTTGGCTAACGCTCGGCGCCTCGCTGGCAATGGATGCCCACGACCTAATAGACCAGATGGCTAGGTATAAGGCCAACCTCTTCCCGCACTTCAGCGGGACCGGCGGGGTCTTCAGGAAGGCGGCGATCGAATCTGTCGGCGGCTGGTCCCCTGACACCTTGGCCGAGGACCTCGACCTCTCCATGAGGTTGTTGCTGGGAGGATGGAAGTATAGGTACCTGCCCGAGGTCGTATGCCCCGGTGAGCTTCCCCCGACCTTCTCTGCCTTCAAAAGGCAACAATATAGATGGGCCAAGGGATTCACAGAGTGCCTGAAGAAGTATTGGTGGAGGATAATCTTAGATAGAAGCCTCTCGCTCCCAAAGAAGCTGGCCGTCCTCCTTCAACTGAGCGCCTACATGGTCTTTCCCCTCTCGGCCATTGGAATACTTCTAACAATCCCCTACTACTTGGTCTTCCCGGTGAATTTCTTCTTCGTCAATTATTGGAGGCTATCGATCACGCCCTTAATGGTGGCCTCCACGGCCGCCGTTTACCTATCCCCCATGGTCGTATATGGTACGGCGATCTCAAAGCTGCACGAGAGGTGGATGGACGGCCTAAAGAGGCTTGCCTGCCTCGGCGCCTTGGCTTGTGGAATAATCTTCAGCAATTCCAAGGGCGTCATCGAGGCCCTCTTGGGCTTGAAATCCCCGTTCCTTAGGACCCCGAAGTACGGCCAAATCGATCCCCGCTCCCTTGAGCAATCCCTATTTGAAATGATCCCTCTTAGCTAA
- the topA gene encoding DNA topoisomerase I gives MRSVFIICEKRDAAKRLAEALSNGGGVKEFSRYGHRAFEVIRGGKRIIICHASGHLYEVGPARGQSELEYPILDFSWRPKPEVNGSRRRLKGLISAISELSKGADEFVNACDYDLEGELIGYMVLKYACGGAEGKAKRMKFSTLTPWELRKAYDNPLPSLNFELVEAARCRHEVDWVYGINLSRALINSVRSASGRYEALSIGRVQGPTLKFVVERELEIATFVPRPYWSIVSKVKINDAILNAEYEGGAVSRKEEADGIVGTVSGRKGVVERVEAKVSEIAPPTPFSLPDLQAEAYKHFALEPKQSLSILERLYLDALISYPRTSSQKLPKGLDYSSIIESLSKLREYEAPCSRLLAMKELRPNEGDRDDPAHPAIYPTGNHPTGALDKRSRALFDLIVKRFLATFGEPALRRVERAILACGGHKFQLSGIKYLSKGWIELYSPYADLGESSLPPLREGQEVLFAEVEAIPRFTKPKPRFNPSSLLRAMEEEGIGTKATRADIIDILFRRGYMSGNRIEATPLGMKVVETLSKYCPKILDAKFTKELEASMDAITRGEAERKKVLETAIEFLKPILLELKSKEGAIGEELSKAILEARSKLLRLSASCPRCGSPLSIIRSRRTGKRFIGCSGAWTKGCKFALPLPQRGKISLLNKVCEDCGFQLIRVRPMGRRPFAACPKCFAEGGRGHE, from the coding sequence ATGAGGAGCGTATTCATAATATGCGAGAAGAGGGATGCCGCCAAGAGGTTGGCGGAGGCCCTCTCCAACGGAGGGGGCGTCAAGGAGTTTTCCCGATACGGCCACCGCGCATTCGAGGTCATCAGGGGAGGCAAGCGGATAATAATATGCCATGCCTCGGGCCACCTGTATGAGGTGGGTCCCGCTCGCGGCCAGAGCGAATTGGAATACCCGATTCTCGATTTTTCTTGGAGGCCCAAGCCCGAGGTCAATGGGAGCCGGAGGAGATTGAAGGGCCTCATATCAGCTATATCGGAGCTCTCCAAGGGCGCTGATGAGTTCGTTAACGCTTGCGACTACGACCTCGAAGGGGAGCTCATAGGATATATGGTTCTCAAATACGCCTGCGGGGGCGCTGAGGGCAAGGCCAAGCGGATGAAATTCAGCACCTTAACGCCTTGGGAGCTGAGGAAGGCCTACGATAACCCGCTCCCGAGCTTGAATTTCGAACTCGTTGAGGCCGCTAGGTGCAGGCATGAGGTGGATTGGGTCTACGGGATAAACCTTTCTAGGGCATTGATCAATTCGGTCCGCAGCGCGAGTGGGCGCTATGAGGCCCTCAGCATAGGGAGGGTCCAAGGGCCGACTTTGAAATTCGTTGTCGAAAGGGAGCTGGAGATAGCGACCTTTGTCCCTAGGCCGTATTGGTCGATCGTTTCGAAAGTGAAGATAAACGATGCGATCCTAAACGCCGAATACGAGGGGGGAGCTGTATCGCGTAAGGAGGAGGCCGATGGGATCGTCGGGACCGTATCTGGGAGGAAGGGGGTCGTGGAGCGCGTTGAGGCCAAGGTTTCGGAAATTGCTCCGCCAACACCCTTTAGCCTCCCCGATCTCCAAGCCGAGGCGTATAAGCACTTCGCCTTGGAGCCCAAGCAGAGCCTCTCGATATTGGAGCGCCTCTACCTCGACGCGCTCATATCCTATCCTAGGACGTCGAGCCAAAAGCTCCCCAAGGGACTCGATTACTCATCCATAATCGAATCCCTCTCGAAGCTTCGCGAATATGAGGCCCCCTGTTCGAGGCTATTGGCCATGAAGGAGCTGAGGCCCAATGAAGGGGATAGGGACGATCCAGCGCACCCGGCCATATACCCCACGGGGAATCATCCAACGGGCGCCTTGGATAAGCGATCGAGGGCTCTCTTCGACCTGATAGTCAAGAGGTTCCTCGCGACCTTCGGGGAGCCCGCCCTAAGGAGGGTCGAGAGGGCCATCTTGGCGTGCGGTGGGCATAAGTTCCAGTTGAGTGGGATAAAATACCTTAGCAAGGGATGGATCGAGCTATATTCGCCATACGCGGATTTGGGAGAGAGCTCCCTCCCCCCGCTCCGCGAGGGGCAGGAGGTCCTCTTCGCGGAGGTCGAAGCGATCCCCCGATTCACCAAGCCCAAGCCCCGCTTCAACCCGAGCAGCCTGCTTAGGGCCATGGAGGAGGAGGGGATAGGGACGAAGGCGACTAGGGCCGATATAATTGATATCTTGTTCAGGAGGGGCTATATGAGCGGCAACAGGATCGAAGCCACCCCCCTCGGGATGAAGGTCGTAGAAACGCTCTCGAAATATTGCCCGAAGATCCTCGATGCCAAATTCACAAAGGAGCTGGAGGCATCGATGGATGCGATAACGAGGGGGGAGGCGGAGAGGAAGAAGGTGCTCGAAACCGCGATTGAATTCCTTAAGCCCATACTCTTGGAATTGAAATCGAAGGAGGGAGCGATAGGGGAGGAGTTGTCGAAGGCGATATTGGAGGCTAGGTCAAAGTTATTGAGGCTGAGCGCCTCTTGCCCCCGTTGCGGATCCCCCCTATCGATCATTAGGAGCAGGCGGACCGGGAAGAGGTTCATAGGATGCTCGGGCGCTTGGACCAAGGGATGCAAGTTCGCGCTTCCATTGCCGCAGCGCGGCAAGATATCGCTTTTGAATAAGGTATGCGAGGATTGCGGCTTCCAATTGATCCGGGTGAGGCCCATGGGTAGGAGGCCCTTCGCCGCATGTCCCAAATGCTTCGCGGAAGGGGGTCGAGGGCATGAATAA